The following proteins are co-located in the Vicia villosa cultivar HV-30 ecotype Madison, WI unplaced genomic scaffold, Vvil1.0 ctg.000943F_1_1, whole genome shotgun sequence genome:
- the LOC131632487 gene encoding nicotinamidase 1-like: MVSHTIELLKNEIPLEQESVVLAEDTVNGLVLVDIINGFCTVGAGNLAPRESNKQISEMISESARLARLFCEKKLPVMAFLDSHQPNKPEEPYPPHCIAGTDESNLVPALRWLENETNVTIRRKDCFDGFVGSMEEDGSNVFVDWVKKNKIKTVVVVGVCTDICVLDFVCSTMSAKNRGFLKPLENVVVYSNACATFNVPLEVATNIKGALAHPQEFMHHVGLYMAKERGAKIAKEVLFGKVEKV, encoded by the exons ATGGTGTCACACACAATTGAACTTTTGAAGAACGAGATTCCTCTGGAACAGGAATCAGTGGTTTTAGCTGAAGACACTGTAAATGGCCTTGTCCTTGTTGATATCATAAATGGCTTCTGCACAGTTGGGGCTGGAAATCTG GCACCGAGAGAGTCCAATAAACAAATTTCAGAAATGATCAGTGAATCAGCAAGGCTAGCGAGACTGTTCTGTGAGAAGAAATTGCCAGTTATGGCTTTTCTTGATTCTCACCAGCCTAACAAGCCAGAGGAGCCTTATCCTCCTCACTGTATTGCTGGGACTGATGAATCAAATTTAGTTCCAG CCTTGAGATGGCTAGAGAATGAAACCAATGTAACAATCAGACGTAAGGATTGTTTTGATGGATTTGTTGGCTCAATGGAAGAAGATGGCTCAAATGTTTTTGTAGATTGGGTGAAGAAGAATAAGATCAAAACA GTGGTGGTTGTAGGTGTATGCACAGATATATGTGTTCTGGATTTTGTATGCTCTACAATGTCTGCTAAAAACCGTGGTTTTCTGAAGCCTCTGGAGAATGTGGTGGTGTATTCAAATGCATGTGCTACCTTCAATGTCCCTCTTGAAGTAGCCACAAATATCAAAGGAGCTTTAGCCCATCCTCAG GAGTTTATGCATCACGTAGGTCTGTATATGGCCAAAGAACGTGGAGCCAAGATAGCAAAAGAAGTGCTGTTTGGTAAAGTAGAGAAAGTGTAA